One stretch of Aquimarina sp. Aq107 DNA includes these proteins:
- the tsf gene encoding translation elongation factor Ts has product MAKITAAEVSKLRKATGAGMMDCKKALVEADGDFDKAIKILREKGQKIADKRADRESSEGAVIAKVNEAKNKGVIVSLNCETDFVGKNDSFVSLAKELAELALNSSSKEELLAADFNGMSVQDKLIEQTGVIGEKIEIGDFKVLEAPFVGSYIHGNKIGALTGLSSSIDSAEALAKDISMQVASMGATTLSYKDFDPEFVASETQARIAAIEKENIELGRLGKTLKNVPQFISRSQLSDQVIAEAEEKLKAELKAEGKPEQIWDRILPGKLERFISDNTTLDQEQCLLDQNFIKDEKKTVGDYVKTLGDVSVVGFERISL; this is encoded by the coding sequence ATGGCAAAAATTACAGCCGCAGAAGTAAGTAAATTACGTAAAGCTACAGGTGCCGGAATGATGGATTGTAAAAAAGCACTTGTTGAAGCTGATGGAGATTTTGACAAAGCAATAAAAATCCTTAGAGAAAAAGGACAAAAAATAGCGGATAAAAGAGCTGACAGAGAATCTTCTGAAGGAGCAGTTATCGCAAAAGTTAATGAAGCTAAAAACAAAGGTGTAATTGTTTCTCTTAACTGTGAAACTGATTTCGTTGGTAAAAACGACTCTTTTGTTTCTTTAGCAAAAGAATTAGCAGAATTAGCTCTTAACAGTTCTTCTAAAGAAGAATTATTAGCTGCTGATTTTAACGGAATGAGTGTTCAGGACAAACTTATCGAACAGACAGGTGTAATCGGTGAAAAAATCGAAATTGGAGACTTTAAAGTTTTAGAAGCTCCTTTTGTGGGGTCTTATATCCACGGTAATAAAATTGGTGCTCTTACAGGATTATCTTCCAGCATTGATTCCGCAGAAGCTCTAGCTAAAGATATTTCTATGCAGGTTGCTTCTATGGGTGCAACTACATTATCTTATAAAGATTTTGATCCAGAATTTGTAGCATCAGAAACTCAAGCAAGAATCGCTGCTATAGAGAAAGAAAATATAGAACTTGGTAGACTTGGTAAAACATTGAAAAATGTTCCTCAGTTCATTTCAAGATCTCAATTATCTGATCAAGTAATAGCTGAAGCTGAAGAAAAACTTAAAGCTGAACTTAAAGCAGAAGGAAAACCAGAGCAAATTTGGGATAGAATTCTTCCAGGTAAATTAGAAAGATTTATTTCTGACAACACTACTCTTGATCAAGAGCAATGTCTTCTTGATCAAAATTTCATTAAAGATGAAAAGAAAACTGTTGGAGACTACGTAAAAACATTAGGTGATGTTTCTGTAGTAGGTTTTGAAAGAATCTCTTTATAA
- the rplM gene encoding 50S ribosomal protein L13, producing MDTLSYKTVSANKATVSKEWLHIDAEGQTLGRLSSVVAILLRGKHKPNFTPHVDCGDNVIITNAEKINLTGKKWTDKSYIRHTGYPGGQRSLTAQELFDKNPERLIEKAVKGMLPKNKLGAALFRNLKVHAGATHNQEAQQPKTINLKEFK from the coding sequence GTGGACACATTAAGTTACAAGACAGTATCTGCCAATAAGGCAACCGTTTCTAAGGAATGGTTACATATAGATGCTGAAGGACAGACTTTAGGACGTCTATCTTCTGTAGTAGCAATACTATTAAGAGGAAAGCATAAGCCTAACTTTACCCCACATGTTGATTGCGGTGATAATGTAATTATTACAAATGCCGAAAAAATCAACTTAACAGGAAAAAAGTGGACTGATAAATCGTATATCCGTCATACTGGTTACCCTGGAGGGCAAAGAAGTCTTACTGCTCAGGAGTTATTTGACAAAAACCCAGAGCGTTTAATCGAAAAAGCGGTAAAAGGAATGTTACCTAAAAACAAATTAGGAGCAGCTTTATTCCGTAATTTAAAGGTACATGCTGGAGCAACTCACAATCAAGAAGCTCAGCAACCGAAAACTATTAACTTAAAAGAATTTAAGTAA
- a CDS encoding DUF5916 domain-containing protein, giving the protein MKYAIQVLGLLLFTLFSNAQDSTVVKKRIYTTKPLNGSEAPTINGLIEESSWDLVEWSGDFIENEPDENTPPSQQTKFKILYDQKYLYIAYRCYDTEPEKIEKRLSRRDGFAGDWVEINLDSYHDKRTGFSFTITAAGVKGDEFISNNGNNWDGSWNPIWYTATNIDDQGWTAEVKIPLSQLKFGKSKEQIWGLQVNRRFFRKEERSVWQRVPQDAPGWVSEFGELHGLIDIEPQKQLEIQPFVVTQYDTFPEEDGNPFRDGDDFKLNGGLDAKIGITNDLTMDLTVNPDFGQVEADPAAIALDGFQIFFREQRPFFVENKNIFDYRFANGQDNVFYSRRIGRSPQGSIGSSPINTEFVDRPTNTTILGAAKFSGKTKNGWSIGVLESVTQREIAKVEDADGNRRETIVEPLTNYFVGRVQKDFNDRNTYVGGIFTATNRNLGDILNIDYEDPNTDETSELVGLRENNLNFLRKSAYTAGLDFRHNWKDRKYFVEGNLVTSHVEGSKEAIEATQNELTHLFQRVDADHVEVDPNRTSLTGTGGKFIGGKSGGGNWRYTAGVFWRSPELELNDVGFLRQADDIRQFANVRYLFLKPTKFYRRANLNFEQTSAFDFEGNFNRIQYEFNGFINYKNNWWTEVGAAHKPRIYTNTVLRGGPRWRFSEENFAFLFFGSDSRKKFNFTMGYVNSGAKQNNFTFHRYVLRMRYQPFNALSISLNPEFERNPNKTQYVTEVDFAGTPRYITARIDQQTLSASIRLNYNINPNLTIQYYGQPFISRGTYTDFNYVNNPIASDLNERVTLYNDNQISFADDLYSVDENLDGAIDYTIDNPDFAFVQFRSNLVLRWEYIPGSEIFLVWSQGVNGLGDPGDHLFRSLDNQIFGQQPENTFLIKATYRFVL; this is encoded by the coding sequence ATGAAGTACGCGATCCAAGTGTTAGGATTACTTCTTTTTACACTATTTTCGAATGCTCAAGATTCTACAGTGGTAAAAAAAAGAATCTATACTACCAAACCTCTAAATGGATCAGAAGCGCCAACAATTAATGGATTAATTGAAGAATCTAGTTGGGATCTGGTAGAATGGTCAGGAGATTTTATTGAAAATGAGCCAGACGAGAATACCCCTCCAAGTCAACAGACAAAATTTAAAATTTTGTATGATCAAAAATACTTATACATAGCTTATAGATGCTATGATACCGAACCTGAAAAGATAGAAAAGAGACTATCTAGAAGGGATGGTTTTGCTGGAGATTGGGTAGAAATAAACTTAGATAGTTATCATGATAAACGAACAGGTTTCTCTTTTACAATTACTGCTGCAGGTGTAAAGGGAGATGAATTTATATCCAATAATGGTAATAATTGGGATGGTAGTTGGAACCCTATCTGGTATACAGCAACTAATATAGATGATCAAGGATGGACAGCAGAGGTGAAGATTCCTTTAAGTCAATTAAAATTTGGTAAGAGTAAAGAGCAGATATGGGGTTTGCAGGTAAACAGAAGATTTTTTAGAAAAGAAGAACGATCTGTATGGCAGAGAGTACCTCAGGATGCTCCTGGCTGGGTTAGTGAGTTCGGAGAGTTACATGGATTAATTGATATAGAACCACAAAAGCAATTAGAGATTCAGCCATTTGTTGTTACCCAATATGACACTTTCCCCGAAGAAGATGGAAACCCGTTTAGAGATGGAGATGATTTTAAATTGAATGGAGGATTAGATGCTAAAATTGGGATTACTAATGATCTTACAATGGATTTAACGGTGAATCCTGATTTTGGACAAGTAGAAGCAGATCCTGCGGCTATAGCTTTAGATGGTTTTCAGATTTTTTTTAGAGAGCAAAGACCATTTTTTGTAGAGAATAAAAATATTTTTGATTATCGTTTTGCGAATGGTCAAGATAATGTCTTTTATTCCAGAAGGATTGGAAGAAGTCCACAAGGTTCTATAGGATCTAGTCCTATTAATACAGAGTTTGTTGATAGGCCAACTAATACAACAATATTAGGTGCTGCTAAGTTTAGTGGAAAGACAAAGAATGGTTGGTCAATTGGAGTCTTAGAGAGTGTAACACAGCGAGAAATAGCCAAAGTAGAAGACGCAGATGGTAACAGGCGTGAAACTATTGTAGAACCTTTGACAAATTATTTTGTGGGTAGAGTTCAAAAAGATTTTAATGATCGTAATACGTATGTTGGAGGTATTTTTACTGCTACGAATAGAAATCTTGGCGATATTCTGAATATTGATTATGAAGATCCTAATACCGATGAGACTTCAGAATTGGTAGGATTAAGGGAGAATAATCTAAATTTTTTAAGAAAATCAGCATATACCGCAGGATTAGACTTTAGACATAATTGGAAAGATAGAAAGTATTTTGTCGAAGGAAATTTAGTAACAAGCCACGTAGAAGGGTCTAAAGAAGCTATAGAGGCGACCCAAAATGAATTAACACATCTTTTTCAAAGAGTAGATGCAGATCACGTAGAAGTTGATCCTAACAGAACTTCGCTTACAGGTACTGGAGGTAAGTTTATAGGTGGTAAATCGGGTGGTGGAAATTGGAGGTACACCGCAGGAGTTTTTTGGAGGTCACCAGAATTAGAATTAAATGATGTTGGGTTTTTAAGACAAGCTGATGATATCAGGCAATTTGCTAATGTTAGATACTTATTTTTAAAACCTACTAAGTTTTATAGAAGAGCAAATCTAAATTTTGAGCAAACTTCAGCGTTTGATTTTGAAGGGAATTTTAATAGAATTCAATATGAGTTTAATGGTTTTATTAACTATAAAAATAACTGGTGGACAGAAGTAGGAGCAGCTCATAAACCAAGAATTTATACAAATACTGTATTAAGAGGTGGGCCGAGATGGAGGTTTTCTGAGGAGAATTTCGCTTTTCTGTTTTTTGGTTCAGACAGTAGAAAAAAGTTTAATTTTACTATGGGATATGTTAATTCTGGGGCAAAACAAAATAATTTCACCTTTCATAGATATGTGTTAAGAATGAGGTATCAGCCTTTTAACGCATTGAGTATTTCCTTAAATCCAGAATTCGAAAGAAATCCTAATAAAACTCAGTACGTAACTGAAGTAGACTTTGCAGGTACGCCAAGATATATAACTGCTAGAATTGATCAGCAGACATTAAGCGCAAGTATCCGTCTTAATTATAATATCAACCCTAATCTTACTATTCAATATTATGGACAACCTTTTATTTCTAGAGGAACCTATACAGATTTTAATTATGTGAATAACCCCATTGCTTCTGATTTAAATGAGAGGGTTACGTTGTATAATGATAATCAAATTTCTTTTGCTGATGATTTGTATTCTGTAGATGAAAACTTAGATGGTGCAATAGATTATACTATAGATAATCCTGATTTTGCTTTTGTGCAATTTCGATCTAATTTAGTTTTACGTTGGGAGTATATACCAGGATCAGAGATTTTTCTTGTATGGTCACAAGGCGTTAATGGATTGGGTGATCCAGGAGATCATCTTTTTAGGAGTTTAGATAATCAGATTTTTGGTCAACAACCAGAAAACACATTTTTGATTAAAGCTACGTATAGGTTCGTGTTATAA
- the frr gene encoding ribosome recycling factor gives MNEEVDFILDSTKESMQGAIAHLEKQLIVIRAGKASPAMLSGVMVEYYGNPTPLNQVGNVNTPDARTITIQPFEKSLIQEIEKAILMANLGFNPMNNGESVIISVPPLTEERRRDLVKQAKAEAEDSKVGVRNDRKNANNDIKKLEKDGLSEDMAKNAESDIQQLTDSYIKKIDEMLSVKEKEIMTV, from the coding sequence ATGAACGAAGAAGTAGATTTTATTCTGGATTCAACTAAGGAATCTATGCAGGGTGCTATAGCCCATTTAGAAAAACAACTAATTGTCATAAGAGCAGGAAAAGCATCACCAGCAATGCTTAGCGGTGTTATGGTTGAGTATTATGGAAATCCTACGCCATTAAACCAGGTAGGAAATGTAAATACTCCTGATGCAAGAACAATTACGATCCAACCATTCGAAAAATCTTTAATTCAAGAAATCGAAAAAGCAATTTTGATGGCTAATCTTGGTTTTAATCCTATGAATAATGGAGAAAGCGTGATTATTAGTGTACCACCTCTAACCGAAGAACGTCGTAGAGATTTAGTAAAACAAGCAAAAGCAGAAGCAGAAGATTCTAAAGTTGGTGTGCGTAATGATCGTAAAAACGCCAACAATGATATTAAAAAATTAGAAAAAGATGGTTTATCTGAAGATATGGCTAAAAACGCCGAATCAGATATTCAACAATTAACTGACAGTTATATCAAAAAGATTGATGAAATGTTATCAGTTAAGGAAAAGGAAATTATGACGGTATAA
- the pyrH gene encoding UMP kinase, producing the protein MKYNRILLKLSGEALMGERQYGIDPKRLAEYANEIKKITDRGVEVAIVIGGGNIFRGVAGASKGMDRVQADHMGMLATVINGLALQSALEDAEIPTRLQSAIKINEVAEPFIKRRAIRHLEKGRVVIFGGGTGNPYFTTDSAAVLRAIEINADVILKGTRVDGIYTADPEKDSQATKFDFITFDDVLSKGLKVMDTTAFTLSQENELPIIVFDMNKTGNLLKVISGESIGTKVNL; encoded by the coding sequence ATGAAATACAACAGAATATTACTAAAATTATCAGGAGAAGCCCTGATGGGAGAACGTCAATACGGAATCGATCCGAAAAGACTGGCAGAGTATGCTAACGAAATCAAAAAAATAACAGACAGAGGTGTAGAAGTTGCCATTGTTATAGGAGGCGGTAATATTTTTAGAGGTGTTGCGGGGGCTAGCAAAGGTATGGACAGAGTACAGGCTGATCATATGGGAATGCTTGCAACTGTAATTAATGGATTAGCATTACAAAGCGCTTTAGAAGATGCCGAAATTCCAACCAGACTACAATCTGCAATAAAAATTAATGAAGTAGCCGAGCCGTTCATCAAAAGAAGAGCGATTAGACATTTGGAAAAAGGAAGAGTTGTAATATTTGGCGGAGGAACTGGTAACCCATATTTTACCACAGATTCTGCAGCAGTATTAAGAGCTATAGAAATTAATGCCGATGTTATTCTTAAAGGAACAAGAGTAGATGGAATCTACACTGCTGATCCTGAAAAAGATTCTCAAGCCACTAAATTTGATTTTATTACATTTGATGATGTTTTAAGCAAAGGACTTAAAGTTATGGATACAACCGCTTTTACGTTAAGCCAGGAAAATGAATTACCTATCATAGTTTTTGACATGAACAAAACAGGAAATTTATTAAAAGTTATTTCTGGAGAATCTATCGGAACAAAGGTAAACCTATAA
- the rpsB gene encoding 30S ribosomal protein S2: MANNIEVKDLLDAGVHFGHLTRRWDPNMAPYIYMERNGIHIINLYKTAAKIDEASEALKKIAASGRKILFVATKKQAKEIVAEKAAKANQPYITERWPGGMLTNFVTIRKAVKKMAAIDRMKKDGTFNTLSKKERLQVDRLRAKLEKNLGSISDMTRLPGALFVVDITREHIAVKEAQKLNIPIFAMVDTNSDPRQVQYVIPANDDASKSIDKVMTYVSDAIIEGLSERKASKEAPKADAPAKAEKKAPAKAETPAAPAVEAPAKVEEAPAVAEAAKQEEE; the protein is encoded by the coding sequence ATGGCAAACAATATCGAAGTAAAAGACTTACTTGATGCAGGTGTACATTTTGGTCACCTGACAAGAAGATGGGATCCTAACATGGCACCGTACATTTATATGGAGCGTAATGGAATTCACATCATTAACCTATATAAAACTGCTGCAAAAATTGATGAAGCTAGTGAAGCTTTAAAGAAAATCGCAGCTTCTGGTAGAAAAATCCTTTTTGTTGCTACCAAGAAACAAGCAAAAGAAATCGTTGCTGAAAAAGCAGCTAAAGCTAATCAACCATACATCACAGAAAGATGGCCTGGTGGAATGCTTACTAATTTCGTTACTATCCGTAAAGCCGTAAAGAAAATGGCTGCTATTGATAGAATGAAAAAAGATGGTACTTTCAACACTTTATCTAAGAAAGAGCGTTTACAAGTAGATCGTTTAAGAGCTAAATTAGAAAAGAACTTAGGTTCTATCTCTGATATGACTCGTCTACCTGGTGCGTTATTTGTTGTAGATATTACTCGTGAGCACATCGCAGTAAAAGAAGCTCAGAAATTAAACATTCCTATTTTCGCAATGGTAGATACAAACTCTGACCCACGTCAGGTTCAGTATGTAATCCCTGCAAATGATGATGCTTCTAAATCAATCGACAAAGTAATGACTTATGTAAGTGATGCGATTATCGAAGGATTAAGTGAAAGAAAAGCTTCTAAAGAAGCTCCTAAAGCAGATGCTCCAGCTAAAGCTGAAAAAAAGGCACCTGCTAAAGCTGAAACTCCAGCAGCACCAGCTGTAGAGGCTCCAGCTAAAGTTGAGGAAGCTCCAGCAGTAGCTGAAGCAGCCAAGCAAGAAGAAGAATAA
- the rpsI gene encoding 30S ribosomal protein S9 has product MEVIHKIGRRKTAVARVYLKEGSGKVTINKKDLNDYFPTATLQYKVNQPFALTDNEEKFDVNVNVYGGGITGQAEAIRLAISRAMCELDQENRTVLKPEGLLTRDPRMVERKKFGQKKARKKFQFSKR; this is encoded by the coding sequence ATGGAAGTTATTCACAAAATTGGCCGTAGAAAAACGGCTGTAGCTCGAGTTTACCTTAAAGAAGGTTCTGGAAAAGTTACGATCAACAAAAAAGATCTTAACGATTACTTCCCTACTGCTACATTACAATACAAAGTGAACCAACCTTTTGCCTTAACAGACAATGAGGAAAAGTTCGATGTAAACGTAAATGTATACGGAGGTGGTATTACAGGACAAGCTGAAGCAATTCGTCTTGCGATATCCAGAGCAATGTGCGAGTTAGATCAAGAGAACAGAACAGTCCTTAAACCAGAAGGTTTATTGACAAGAGACCCAAGAATGGTAGAGCGTAAGAAATTCGGACAGAAGAAAGCTCGTAAGAAATTCCAGTTCTCTAAACGTTAA